The DNA window GATGGTAAATAAGAACAATGTGGTGTTCGGGGCTATCAACTGGTTTGCGGTTCATCCTACTTCGATGAACAATACCAACCGGTTCGTGTCCAGCGATAATGTGGGCTATGCTTCCGTTCTGTTGGAACAAGAACGAAATAAGGGCAGCTTGGTGGGTAAGGGTGAATTTGTAGGTGTGTTCGCATCGAGCAATCTCGGAGACGTTTCGCCTAACATCATGGGACCGAAGTGTGAGAAAACTGGACTGCCATGCGATGTTCTGACGTCATCCTGTCCGTCTGGAGCTGGAGCCTGTTTCGCATCCGGCCCTGGAAAGGACATGTACGAGAGCACCAAGATAATAGCGACTCGGCTGTACAATGCAGCATCGGTAAGTACGATGGACATAATAACTGGAATGGTGAGGAACATTAGAGCAATTACGGTTAGTGTGTTATGTTAATCTTGGCATAAATCGTGAAAGGTATCTCACGTCAGTTTATCAAAAAATACGTCATGATTATGGTGAGAATATTCGAACTCGAATTGAAATATGTTTAGAGTTATTACTAACAGGGATTTTGCCCCAAAGAATTCAAACGTcgttgatcgtaattaattatCGTTTTCAGTTCATTAGAAAATTGTTGTGCTCTCGAAATAATCTCATTTTCTGGCGACACAACTTCGGATAAGAAGCTCAACCCAATTTCTAAGACTCAAGTATTTAAGCATATACCTAGTTCTATATTAATTGTAATATATGCGTACAGAGGTACAGTTACAAAGTAAGGGCTTGTCAGATTTCATCTCCCCTTGCTAACACATGCAAGTTCTTATCAACTGCTTTTACTATTCATGTACTGCATAAACCCTCATTGCTGTACATACTAATTGGTTCTTTTCCTACGTCCCTTCAACAGAAACTGCTAGCTCAATCCGGCGGACGCCAGGTGACCGGACCGGTGGGCTTTGTTCACCAGTTTATCGACATGACGCGGGCCGAGGCAATGTATTACAACCCTAAAACGCGAGTATTCGAATTGGTCCGTGGTTGCGTTCCGGCTATGGGTTACAGCTTTGCCGCCGGTACCACCGATGGACCGGGTGCTTTCGATTTCCAGCAGGGTACCATCACGGACAATGCTCTGTGGAACGCGGTTCGGGATTTTATTGCCGAGCCTACGAACGATGACAAGGAGTGTCAGGCTCCGAAACCGATTCTGTTGGCAACGGGGCGGGCAACGTTCCCCTATGACTGGCAGCCAAAGATAGTACCGACGCAGATCTTACTGATAGGGGATTTTGCTATTGCGGCCGTGCCGGGAGAATTTACCACAATGTCCGGCAGACGGATGAGAAACGAAATTTCACGAGCTTCCGTAGCTGCCGGTGGAAACGAACTGCAGGTCGTCGTGGCTGGTTTGTCGAATATGTACTCGAGTTACATAGCGACACCGGAGGAGTACGAAATTCAACGATACGAAGGGGCATCAACTCTGTTCGGACCGCATACCTTGACGATTTATCTTCAGCAGTACAAGAAAATGATTAAATCTTTGGTGAAAAACGAGCCGTTAGATGCTGGACCTACGCCACCCTATCAGGATGACAAGCAGATATCTCTGATGACGGGGGTTATATTTGATGGTCATCCCATTGGACGGGAATTTGGAAGCGTGAAAGTTCAACCGCTCAACACTTACGAACGTGGGGACACGGTTTATACGACTTTTATTACCGGGAATCCACGGAATAATTTAATGCACGATAAAACATTCTTCACAGTCGAACAGAAACAAATCGACGGCAATTGGACAGTTATTGCCACTGATGCCAACTGGGAAACAAAGTAAGATTCTTTCCAaattcttagcaacaaatttttcTAGCAATTTTTCACCAATTTTAGATTCAAATGGGAACGACAGTCGACGATCCTGGGCTTCAGTGACATCGAGTTCATGTGGGAAATCGGACCGGATGTAAAGTTGGGAACCTATCGAATTCGACATTTCGGTTACTACCGATACATACTGGGAGGAGTGTATCCGTACACCGGATCGACAAAGACTTTCATCGTAGAGTGATGAACCGGCGATCGTCACCGCGTAAATGGAAACATTTGAATGTGATAAATTTGTAGAAGCATGCCACGATGGTGGAGAGAGATTTGCTGAGTGAAGTGACGTTCATTTGTGAAACGATTAGGTTAAGGTAAAGCTACAAATTGGAACCAAAAAGCCTAGTCAATAAATGATATCTGTAGATTGGGTAAGCATAGATTAGCTATGGTacattttacataaaaatagtCTATGTTACTGTTCTTATTATTTAATATAAAGAGAAACATCCCTTGGCTCAGAGCTGCATACGATTATAATTTATATGTtcttttaaccctccggaagtcgcgcaaatgacccggtgaacgagcagccgctggtgcgctaacaCAATTTCGCTAGGTTTTCATAGCAACTTGCACTTAAgttcactagcgcgacttccgtaAGGTTAATAGTATTTTAAAATCCGGCAGCCTGAAGAGCTAGTAGTCAATGCACACCAATTGACAGTTTCATAGAGCAAACGAGCACTACATTCCGTAGTAGATGAAGTCAATATTCTGTTTGGGCAGACTTCACAGCTGCCTCTTGTCTTCTTCTTCTAGCTCAAGTTATTTTCCGACGGTCTAATcccgctacgaggccaaacaccaACGTTAGAAAGGTGACCGActtccactatctggactagatatcgacccatcaaacTCATGGGCCGAGGACCAACGGCTATATATATTTCCTTTCTGAAGGGAAGCGTGATCTCAGATTTTTCTcagctcagaaaaatctcaacgacctcggctgggattgagcccagaccaactggggtaaGTGGCGGTCACGCATACCACTCGCAACCACCGGCGTCGTCGGTTGACTCTCAAAGGTCAACTAGAATTCTCCGTGATTGAGGGAACGTCAAAGCTCGGTTTGAAAAATCTTGCAAACTATGGTTTACTTTCAAAAGCAAAACGAGTCTATGTTGTTCTAAAAATTTAGAAACTTTTCAAACTGGGCCTGTGTGACTAGAATAAATTAACTTAAAATACACGTTTTTTATGACGTTGAGATGATGGGGCTCGAGCGTACGACGAACGACTTATATATGAGACCAGTGCTTTTGCTCTCTGAACCGCCAGACCATCGTCAGGGGCGTCATAGAACGTCATAAAGTAAAACTGCATTAAAACGAATCCGGTCTAAAATTGGTCAAACATGATTAAGTGGTCGCTGATTATGTTTTTATATAAAGGAACGAACTGTATTTCTTTTTAATGCTCATTCACTACCATCAAATATAAAAACAATCATGTGATTTTCCATTGCGAATTATCGGGCTTTACGTTTTACACCTTTAATCAGATTTTATACCGCTATTGTgtccattatttttttgttttttttaattcctcGACTTTTCGGTCTTTTAAATCAGAACGGGTATTTTATACTGCTTGACGTTTCGGCCTCTGGTTTTGGCCTTTTTTCAACGCAAATATGTTATCGTTCTACGTCCGTACGTCGTTTATCGACGTTGGGAAAATCCTTAAATTTTGCCTCATATGCAACGGTTTGGCGAGTAAAACAAGTTAGTTTATACATCAACCTTTTTACCACTGTGCACTATTCAACGActcttgaaaaaggccaaaaccAGAGGCCGAAACGTAGGGTAGTTGATCTCAGGAGTGGCAAAAACGAGTTATAACCTAAggacagatcactctagaaatctCGATAAACAAAagccaaatgtcaaaattcactttgaggagAAATTCTGGAGAAATCGTTATTACCCAAGCACGGTGCATAGCAgtcaacgaaagagaaaacttttcttttttaattgctATCAACGACTGTGCTGGATGATTAACGGTTAGTCTGTAATCTACCCGCGAAACGAATTTTAACAGTTGGCTTttgagccctaatcatatgtttgtcgagaaatgtataaagggtcgatttcttcaccctcgcttagcgcttaagcaAGGTTtttactggtgaacctggtttaacaGTTAAGCGaaggtgaagaaattggccctaacaaatttgcatcaaatttgaaaagatgcatttcatttccatttttgctTCAATTTTGCACTCCCTCGTAGAACAATGTGTTTAACAAACGCCTTACGCTGAAATGCATATAATTtcgttgatttaaaaaaatgcataacaagTATACTGCCTCTAGGGTATAATACTCATTTAAAAACGAGGCAAAATCGTTTCTAAGCGCCGAATCGCCAGGAGGATCCGTTAATGATTGTTCTTAAACAATCGTTACGTACTACAAaaccaagacggatacaggtgtgcacattttttctgtgcgtgagtgcggttgtcatttttcattgaTGAAGcggaaaaaacaagaggatatgaagaagaaaagctcAAACAAGTGACGTAGTGGGtctttctgttgccataagttttgtttcggttcggtcaaCGTTAATTTTATCGGTTTTTTCGAGGTTAAAGGTGTTCCTAAGTGCTCTAGTCGGTAGGtccgaggtgaagctcggccttttttcacttttcatcgtgcgccaaagaatcaggatgctcgttcggatgtttaTGTTCACTTCAAGGGTCCCGCCCGCCATGCTTATTTTTGCAAGTATagaactaatacactcaaaagtgtcaaatgctcCCACCTTTCTCTCATATTGCTACAAAACAGTGAATTGATGATACTCTTTTTAATTAGAATATTATTTTTCAACTAGAAGGTGCTCAAGTCCAAGAGAATATTTCGATTCTGGAACCAATGacaaaattccgcgtgaaattccactTGGATTTCCACGTAGAATTGCgagtgaaattccacgtgaaatcccGTTTGAAATTTGAGgtaaaattccgcgtgaaattcttcGTAGAATTCAGTGTGAAATTTCGCgttaaatttcatttgaaattccatgcgaaataccaaaagaaattataactactagaggtcgctgctaacactgataatttattatctcgctcttacatatgctaggcccattagtttgacacatattgccccgggtacatacatgtcaaactaatgggatacaatatgctagagcgagaccccatgtttcagtccgtgaatacatggagactgtagcgctttgctccctctagtagttataatctcttttgaaaTACCACGTTGAATTCAATTTGCAATTTCAAGTATAATTCCACATGAAGTTCTGCGCAGAAATCCACGAAAATTCCATGTAAAATTACTGGTTATTACACGTAAAATGCCgcatgaaatttcacgtgaaattacaCATAAAATTCCACCTGAAAGTTAACTTATATTTCTACGTTAAATGGCCGATGAAGTTCCACGAAACTCCGCGTGGAATTCCACCTGAAATTACAGGTGAAACTCCACGTGATGTTCCACGTTTAATTCTGCATTTCCATACGACATTCCACATGAAATTCTACTTGTCATTTAAAGTGAAACTCCACGCGAATTCCATCTAAGCATGAAATTTCACCTGAAATTGCGCGTGAAATTACGGAGCAAATCCCACTTGAAAATTCATGTGCCATTTCCCGTGAAATTTCGCGTTGAATTACATGTAAAATTTTACATCGGATTCTGCCTGGAATTCCGCATGAAACACCGTGTTGAGTTTCGCTTGAAATTTCAagtggaatttcacgtgaaattttgtGCGGAATTTTACGTGGAGTATAACGAGGAGTTTAATAAGGAAGTTCACGTAAAATTTCATACGTTATTTCGCGTGGGGTTTCGTACAGTATTTCAGATGAGGTTTTGTCTGAAATTTCAAACAGAACTGCAAGTGGATTTTCGTGTGCAGTTTCAAGTAGAATTTCACGTGACATTTCATGTGCTACACGCGgtattttctctgtaatttCACGTGGGATTTTGGTTGGAATTTCAGGTGACATTTCACTCGGAATTTCAAGGGGAATTTCACGCAGAATATCACATGGTATTTCACTCgcaatttcacgcgaaatttctcGTGGAATTTCGAATGGAAATTCAAGTTAAATCACATGTAGATTTTTTCGTGGAATTTCACGTAAAATCTTACGTGGAAATCAACGttaaatttcacgcggaatttcactcgTAATTTCCCACGgaattttacgtgaaatttcaTCGCGAAGAAATTACGTGAAATTTTATCATGTTTCATCTGCAATTTTATGTGGGATTTCACACGTTAAttcacatggaatttcacgcggaatttcatgcCAAATTTAACGCAGCGCATTTCAAGCAGAATCTTACGGAAAATTTTACTCGCATGTCGGAATTTAGATCGCAATTCTATGTGAAATTTCTGGTCGAagtccgcgtgaaattccacatGAAATCAAGGATGAAATTCTGCTTGAAATCCCACGTGAAATTACACTTCAAGTTgtaaaattccgtgtgaaacttTGTataaaattccacgtgaaactaggtacgaaatttcacatgaaatcaaacgtaaaatgcgcgtggaatttcacgtgacATTCTACCTGAGCTGTCGGATGAAATTCCgagtgaaatttcacgtgaaattccgctTCAATTACCGCACAAAAAGCCACgtaaaatttcaattaaaatACCAAGTGATTTTCTtgtggaatttcacgtgaaatcgTGGAtgaaattctgcgtgaaatttcCCATAAAATGCAGTATGAAATTCCACGTAGAAATTGAAAATGTAAAGTTCCGCGTGAAACGcgacgtgaaatttcacgtgaaactaGGCGCGAGATTTCATATGAAATTTCACGTAATATGCGCGTGCAATTGCACGTGAAATGCCACGTCAAATGTCGGATGAAACtccgcgtggaattttgcgaGATGTTTCACCTGAATTTCCGCTTCAATTTTCACATGGAATGCCACGTGAAATATCAAGTAAAATACCATGTGAAATTCTACGcgaattccgcgtgaaattctgtgtgaaattACGTGTGCAACTTTACGTGAATTTTCGCGTAGAACTCAGCGCAAAATGCTATGTAAAATTCCACGTCGAATGACGCGTGCAATTACGGATGAAATTCTGCGTAAAATTTCAAGTGAAATTGTGTGTTaagtttcacgtgaaattttactcgaaaaaagtgaaatttacatgaaattccacgtgaagtAGCGGATGAAATTCCGGATGAAAATCAACGTAAAACTCCGCGCGAAAATTTCACTTGAAATTACAAATGAAATTCAGCGTGAATTTTCACATAAAATTCCACTTGAAACTCCACACGAAATGCCACGGGAAATTTCCAGTTAAATTTCGCGTgagatttcacgtgaaattgcACGTTAAATTCCGCGTAAAATTGTGTCTTAAATTCCGCGTGACATTTTACTTGAAATTCCGCCTGAATTTTCACGCAAAATTCCACGTAGAGTAGAGgatgaaattccgtgtgaaattccgcgtgaagcTTTCCGCGAAACTCCGCGCAAAATATTGTGTGAAACcctgcgcgaaattccgcgtcaAACTCCGCGTTAAATTCGAGTGAaactccgtgtgaaattccacacgtgaaatttgacgtaaaattattcgtgaaattccgcgtgaaaatcaacctgaattttattaattcagGCTTTTACTTTGAATTCGAAGCGGTGCATCAATCGATTGCAATTAATGTAGGCTattgttcaaaaaaaaaattctttaaaattcattgaaaataATGGGAGAATATCAAAGCGCTACGAAGAAATTAATGCAATTACCTTTGAATTCAACGCAATGACATATTTCCAATATTTCCAATGCTGTGATaaccagttcataaaaaaataaacattaaacattttcaaatagaAATAAGTGGTCGGACACACAAATAATGGCGGTTTTGATGATTTAAGGTGCGATTTTCAATAATCCGGAAAGAGCACTTaacgaaattcaaaatttctttttGTGAATACCTTAAGAAACATGTGTACCCAGTAATGCTTAGATGGaaaataaatcgaaatgctgGCTGGTTGTAGTTCGtcttccggctccagtgacactaCTGATACTAGTTAGAATCGGCTGTTCCTGGTGCTGGAATACTAACTAAAACCagtcagaattccggttcattcccggctgaactttactaaGTATTATCGTTACAGTTGAAACCTGGAAAATCCAATCAGCGACAATCGTTTTTCCTCTTGTTTAGTGCCAATCCATgatgtcggaagtagtgcgcatCATTGTGCGAATACACTACTGCCCTACTTCCGACATGATTCCATTGTttagaaccagagaaaatacgatcgtcgctggttggattttccagttttcaactgcaaccagaatattagGGTACTGCAATTGTAGCCctgccatttgagctaatgcgttgaacaaagatggcagacgctgctttaaccaacgacttcaaatgggttgggtgataatagaaacatggtaaaaataggctcatcaccttAGCTGGACCATTTTAAATCTTTAAGCAATTTCTGAAAATCCCCACCATTGCTCAGTTCTATGCTTGCCATTAGGGTAGGCCAATTGAGAATGAACATTAAATTTGCTCGCAAGAACAGTTCGACGTAATTCAGAAGGctacatctcaaaattattcaaCAGACCAAGGTATCTTAATCCCCCAATAGAGGCGATCGTCATTGGATGGATAGTCGGTTGTCGTTAAAACGATCTTATTGCAGGGTAGCGGCAGATGTAAAAACGCATACATTGCGCCTAGAGGCAGGCTAACCAAACAAATTTATCGGCCTCGTGTATACTCCTCAATGTAGACATGTCTTCTAACAGTTTGATGATTGCATAAAAGTGACAGCTCACAGCCGATTTTCAGTTCATCGCTGATCATCACTAATTTGTGGAGACGTGGAGGGAAAATGGTCCTTCGGTAGTTATTTTGCGGTAAAAAGAAAACTCTCTGACAAGGCTATGGCGATGTACAGGCTTTTAAGTAGCCAACATATGATGGCCCATTCTTttacattgggttgttttgatttctaCAAAGGCAAATGTTGGCTAAAAAAATGGCCGCCTAGCAAAACCCTcggaaaaaacaaacaaattttaagtAAGAGGTAGACTTCCGGAGGAATTTTAAATATGTCGACATGTTTAGgaaaattttcttttctttcaAGAGTTTAATGTGGTGGATCAATTTTGTGACCGATCAGCGTTGATTGTTCCTTTGACGTTCCGTTATTGTTGGATGATAGTAGTCTTATTCTGCTTTGGACTAGTATTATCACTAGTTGATATATTCACTGCACGTATTGTATGACATCTGCCACGGAGGAGTAACGCAAAAAAGTGATAGAACGGACTTTTATACAAATATTTATTGTAAATTCAACATTCAACTACTGTgctcattttgtaattttacatttttctacCATTCCTTTTGTTCCTCAAAGAAGACTTACTACTTCTATCTGCTTGGTACGTAGGTACATGAAACAAGTTCAATACAGCTAATGGAATTTTCCGCATCGCTGGAATATTTTCAACTAACAAATTTTGTCGATTCTTACACAGATCTCGCATAAATTATCCTATACGTAAATTAGCTACTAAACAATtaaagagagaaagagagtACGTTTATTCCTACAATCAAAAGTATTTGAGCGATTGGTTCTGCATTGGCAAATGGGGTAAATCTAGTTCATTTGCAGTTGAAAACAAAGATATCTCGCCGAAATAAAATCAGTCTAGAAGAGCCCCCTTAAAACTCGTAGCATCAGTAGGGCCGCCAAACGCTGCTCGGATCGCCTGTTACCGTTTCCTCGCGGCTCTCCTGTGGATCACTAACAACATCACCAGGATGTTGCTGCTGTTGTGCTTGTTGACTGCCGTCGTGGCTCATCAGGCTGCTGTTGTCGTGGGTGCCGATACCGATTTCGACGGCCGACGCCGAGGGTCGCGTACCCCCGGTCGAAATTGGATTGATCGTAAATCCGTTCTCTGAACCTCCAAGGTACTGTTCGAGTTTTTCACTGCCGGTGCCATGCAGGTGTACATGGATTTGGTTCTGATTGACTGTGCTGAACATTTGTGGGCAAAGGACCATGGCCGGTGCTGTTGAAGGATACTGTGGTTGCGGTGGGGGCAACGGTGGAGGACATGCGGTATTGTACTGATAGCTTCCGTAACCGTTCGCCCATTGGCTGTAGGGACCATAGGAACCGTCCAGATCGGCTGTTTTGGATACATACCCATGGGACATGGCTTGGTGCGGTGTTG is part of the Topomyia yanbarensis strain Yona2022 chromosome 1, ASM3024719v1, whole genome shotgun sequence genome and encodes:
- the LOC131680406 gene encoding neutral ceramidase, with amino-acid sequence MIKIQHLCRACFLYILLISLTAMTSTMATAYRVGVGRSDCTGPPVEITFMGYAQLSQRGAGIHLRQYSRAFIFEESGKRAVFVSVDAGMMGHAVKRDVLAVLQKKYGDMYNVNNVAISGSHTHSTPGGFLMYLLYDMTSLGFVSETFNALVRGIAQSIIRAHNNMIDAKIYVSEIDVQDANINRSPSAYENNPEEEKAQYKDNVDKRMVQMRMVNKNNVVFGAINWFAVHPTSMNNTNRFVSSDNVGYASVLLEQERNKGSLVGKGEFVGVFASSNLGDVSPNIMGPKCEKTGLPCDVLTSSCPSGAGACFASGPGKDMYESTKIIATRLYNAASKLLAQSGGRQVTGPVGFVHQFIDMTRAEAMYYNPKTRVFELVRGCVPAMGYSFAAGTTDGPGAFDFQQGTITDNALWNAVRDFIAEPTNDDKECQAPKPILLATGRATFPYDWQPKIVPTQILLIGDFAIAAVPGEFTTMSGRRMRNEISRASVAAGGNELQVVVAGLSNMYSSYIATPEEYEIQRYEGASTLFGPHTLTIYLQQYKKMIKSLVKNEPLDAGPTPPYQDDKQISLMTGVIFDGHPIGREFGSVKVQPLNTYERGDTVYTTFITGNPRNNLMHDKTFFTVEQKQIDGNWTVIATDANWETKFKWERQSTILGFSDIEFMWEIGPDVKLGTYRIRHFGYYRYILGGVYPYTGSTKTFIVE